Proteins from a single region of Pseudodesulfovibrio portus:
- the lpxC gene encoding UDP-3-O-acyl-N-acetylglucosamine deacetylase, translating to MSQTTIFKSVRCTGIGLHSGKQVELVLRPAAEDTGILFSLRNGTGSTFLTPAPSLVVETSLATVLGDGRETVATVEHLLAAVNGMGIDNIHIEVSGKELPIMDGSAASFVYLLKQAGVRKLNKPRRFMAVKKAFEFEQDGKYIKARPHDGLRIDYTIEFAHPLIGRQTMELEITPDNFATEIAKARTFGFLKEVDYLHANGLALGGSLDNAVVLDEYNILNAEGLRFQDEFVRHKILDFVGDIATFGAPIHGHFEVFASGHALNNAFLRHLDENREIYLEEKVMAQPMVGEEASVEGVQPAPAMA from the coding sequence ATGTCTCAGACTACCATATTCAAATCAGTGCGTTGCACGGGAATCGGCCTTCACAGCGGCAAGCAGGTGGAGTTGGTTCTCCGCCCGGCGGCTGAGGACACCGGCATCCTGTTTTCCCTACGCAACGGTACCGGTTCCACCTTCCTCACTCCCGCTCCCTCCTTGGTCGTGGAAACCAGCCTTGCCACCGTGCTGGGCGACGGTCGTGAGACCGTGGCCACTGTCGAGCACCTCCTGGCTGCCGTCAACGGCATGGGCATCGACAATATCCATATCGAAGTCTCCGGCAAGGAGCTGCCCATCATGGACGGTTCCGCAGCCTCCTTCGTCTACCTGCTCAAGCAGGCGGGCGTCCGCAAACTGAACAAGCCCCGCCGGTTCATGGCCGTCAAGAAGGCCTTTGAGTTCGAGCAGGACGGAAAATACATCAAGGCCCGTCCCCATGACGGCCTGCGCATCGACTACACCATCGAGTTCGCCCATCCGCTCATCGGTCGCCAGACCATGGAGCTTGAAATCACCCCCGATAATTTCGCCACCGAGATCGCCAAGGCGCGCACCTTCGGTTTCCTCAAGGAAGTCGATTACCTGCACGCCAACGGCCTGGCTCTGGGCGGTTCCCTGGATAACGCGGTCGTCCTTGATGAGTACAACATCCTCAACGCGGAAGGCCTGCGCTTCCAGGATGAGTTCGTTCGTCACAAGATTCTCGACTTCGTGGGCGACATTGCCACTTTCGGCGCTCCGATCCACGGCCATTTCGAGGTGTTTGCTTCCGGCCACGCCTTGAACAATGCCTTCCTGCGCCACCTGGATGAAAACCGGGAAATCTACCTGGAAGAAAAGGTCATGGCCCAGCCCATGGTCGGCGAAGAGGCCTCGGTTGAGGGGGTGCAGCCCGCTCCTGCAATGGCATAG
- the prmC gene encoding peptide chain release factor N(5)-glutamine methyltransferase: MSPVIFDILSAGEARLAGVDSPRLSAELLVAHALDCSRMDLTLNRNRVPTDAELVEIESLLARREVGEPVAYILGEKEFYGLDFRVTPDTLIPRPETEHIIEEAESIFPKGSVLHFADLGTGSGILAVTLCVLFPGATGVAVDISPAALEVAKSNAQRHGVSGRIEFQHSDFTEQKFDPESFELVVSNPPYVTEGEFADASREVTGFEPTGALVSGVDGLTHIRAMLPRIEDMLAPGGYLFMEIGCGQGEAVQKIMCAEFSRFGDVRVVRDLAGLDRVVCARKL; encoded by the coding sequence ATGTCTCCCGTCATTTTCGATATCCTCAGCGCGGGCGAAGCCCGGCTTGCCGGAGTGGATTCGCCGCGCCTGAGCGCCGAATTGCTGGTGGCCCATGCGCTCGATTGCTCCCGCATGGATCTGACGCTGAATCGCAATCGTGTGCCCACCGATGCGGAGCTCGTCGAGATCGAGTCACTCCTGGCCCGGCGCGAGGTCGGTGAGCCCGTGGCCTATATCCTGGGAGAGAAGGAGTTTTACGGCCTCGATTTCCGGGTCACTCCCGACACGCTTATCCCCCGTCCCGAGACCGAACACATCATCGAAGAGGCTGAGTCGATTTTTCCCAAGGGTTCAGTGCTTCATTTCGCGGATCTGGGAACCGGGTCCGGCATCCTGGCGGTGACGCTCTGCGTCCTTTTCCCCGGGGCGACCGGCGTGGCCGTGGACATCAGCCCGGCGGCGTTGGAAGTGGCGAAATCCAATGCTCAGCGCCACGGGGTAAGTGGCCGAATCGAATTTCAACATTCTGATTTTACCGAACAAAAGTTCGATCCCGAATCATTTGAGCTGGTCGTGTCCAACCCTCCGTACGTCACGGAAGGGGAGTTCGCCGACGCCAGCCGGGAGGTGACAGGTTTCGAGCCCACGGGCGCGCTGGTCAGCGGCGTCGACGGCTTGACCCACATCCGCGCGATGCTTCCCCGCATCGAGGACATGCTTGCCCCAGGGGGGTATCTGTTCATGGAAATCGGTTGCGGTCAGGGGGAGGCGGTGCAAAAAATAATGTGCGCAGAGTTTTCGCGATTCGGAGACGTTAGGGTCGTCAGGGACCTCGCCGGATTGGACCGTGTTGTCTGCGCCCGGAAATTATAA
- the prfA gene encoding peptide chain release factor 1, whose product MFGKLEEIEVKYVQLEEELAQPDIFNDQERYKKVSKAHADLGEVVEIFRKYKQFSSDLADNREMLNDPDPEIQEMAKAEIAEIEAELPLLEDQLKVLLLPKDPMDEKNIILEIRAGTGGDEAALFAADLYRMYTRYAEANKWKVEEMSSNATGSGGLKEVIASISGDKVYSKLKYESGTHRVQRVPATESQGRIHTSAVTVAIMPEAEDVDVSIRAEDLRVDVFRASGPGGQSVNTTDSAIRITHIPTGLVVICQDEKSQHKNKAKALKVLRSRLLQLEQDKAKAEEDATRRSQVGTGDRSERIRTYNFPQGRCSDHRINLTLHSLHRIMEGELDELQDALISHYQAEAMKHQGD is encoded by the coding sequence ATGTTCGGCAAGCTTGAAGAGATCGAAGTCAAATACGTTCAGTTGGAAGAGGAGCTTGCCCAGCCCGACATCTTCAATGACCAGGAACGGTACAAGAAGGTGTCCAAGGCCCACGCCGACCTCGGCGAGGTGGTCGAAATCTTTCGCAAGTACAAGCAGTTTTCCAGCGACCTGGCCGACAACCGGGAGATGTTGAACGATCCTGATCCGGAAATCCAGGAGATGGCCAAGGCCGAGATCGCGGAGATCGAGGCCGAGCTTCCCCTGCTGGAGGATCAACTCAAGGTTCTGCTCCTGCCCAAAGACCCCATGGATGAAAAGAACATCATCCTGGAAATCCGGGCCGGAACCGGCGGCGACGAGGCGGCTCTTTTCGCGGCCGACCTGTATCGCATGTACACCCGCTACGCCGAGGCCAACAAATGGAAGGTGGAGGAGATGAGCTCCAACGCCACCGGCTCCGGCGGACTCAAGGAAGTGATCGCTTCCATTTCCGGCGACAAGGTCTACTCCAAGCTCAAATACGAGTCCGGCACCCACCGCGTGCAGCGCGTCCCGGCCACCGAGTCCCAGGGCCGCATTCACACCTCCGCCGTGACCGTGGCCATCATGCCCGAGGCCGAGGACGTGGACGTCAGCATCCGCGCCGAAGATCTGCGCGTGGACGTGTTCCGGGCCTCCGGTCCCGGCGGCCAGTCGGTCAACACCACGGACTCCGCCATCCGCATCACGCACATTCCCACCGGCCTGGTGGTCATCTGCCAGGACGAGAAGTCCCAGCACAAGAACAAGGCCAAGGCCCTGAAGGTCCTCCGTTCCCGGCTGTTGCAGCTTGAACAGGACAAGGCCAAGGCCGAGGAAGACGCGACCCGGCGCAGCCAGGTGGGCACGGGCGACCGTTCCGAGCGCATCCGCACCTATAACTTCCCGCAGGGCCGCTGTTCGGATCACCGCATCAACCTGACCCTGCATTCCCTGCACAGGATCATGGAAGGCGAGCTGGACGAGTTGCAGGACGCCCTCATCAGCCACTACCAGGCTGAGGCCATGAAGCACCAGGGCGACTAA
- a CDS encoding DUF1385 domain-containing protein, with protein sequence MNLRGLLTLAAPQAVGGQAVIEGVMMRAKNTLAIAIRKPGGEIVTEVRPWFTMVRHPLLKKPFLRGFPVLMETMVNGIKALNYSAMQAAEEDEEAGELTNWHLALTMVLALGAALGLFVVLPHFLSVGMEMLGWAGDVDSLSFHAWDGLIKMAVFVGYILAISLIPDIRRVFEYHGAEHKVIWTWEEGRELSPDSTRFHSRLHPRCGTAFLLFVLVVSIMLYAVLVPYLLTFYAPENFIVKHLYIVGMKLVLMIPVSCVAYEMIKFAGKYSKNVLCKLMCWPGLMMQLLTTKEPDDSQLEVAIAALQCAVKPEEC encoded by the coding sequence TTGAACTTGCGAGGACTCCTGACGTTGGCGGCGCCCCAGGCGGTGGGCGGCCAGGCTGTGATCGAGGGCGTCATGATGCGCGCCAAGAATACGCTGGCCATTGCCATCCGCAAGCCGGGCGGTGAGATCGTCACCGAGGTCCGGCCATGGTTCACCATGGTTCGGCATCCCCTGCTCAAGAAACCCTTCCTCAGAGGCTTCCCCGTGCTCATGGAGACCATGGTCAACGGGATCAAGGCCCTCAACTATTCCGCCATGCAGGCCGCCGAAGAAGATGAAGAGGCGGGCGAGCTGACCAACTGGCATCTGGCCCTGACCATGGTGCTGGCCCTGGGCGCCGCGCTCGGCCTGTTCGTGGTCCTGCCGCATTTCCTGTCGGTGGGCATGGAGATGCTCGGCTGGGCGGGCGACGTGGATTCCCTGAGTTTCCACGCCTGGGACGGCCTCATCAAGATGGCCGTCTTTGTGGGCTATATCCTGGCCATCTCCTTGATCCCCGACATCCGCCGCGTGTTCGAATACCACGGCGCCGAGCACAAGGTCATCTGGACCTGGGAAGAGGGCAGGGAGCTTTCCCCGGATTCGACCCGGTTCCACAGCCGTCTGCACCCCCGCTGCGGGACGGCCTTCCTGTTGTTCGTCCTGGTCGTTTCCATCATGCTGTACGCGGTGCTGGTCCCGTACCTCCTCACTTTTTATGCGCCTGAAAATTTCATCGTCAAGCATCTGTACATCGTCGGCATGAAGCTGGTGCTCATGATCCCGGTAAGCTGCGTGGCCTATGAGATGATCAAGTTCGCGGGCAAGTACAGCAAGAATGTCCTGTGCAAGTTGATGTGCTGGCCCGGTCTCATGATGCAGTTGTTGACCACCAAGGAACCCGATGACAGCCAGCTTGAGGTGGCCATTGCCGCCCTGCAGTGCGCCGTCAAGCCCGAGGAGTGCTAA
- the rpmE gene encoding 50S ribosomal protein L31: MKNDIHPKTYKAKVRCHCGYETELLTTKSEELEVEICSNCHPFYTGKQRFVDTAGRIDRFRKKYGDLSSLAAKK, from the coding sequence ATGAAAAACGATATTCATCCCAAGACCTATAAGGCCAAAGTCCGCTGCCACTGCGGTTACGAGACCGAGCTGCTGACCACCAAGAGCGAAGAGCTGGAAGTGGAAATCTGTTCCAACTGCCACCCCTTCTACACCGGCAAGCAGCGCTTTGTTGACACCGCCGGCCGCATCGACCGCTTCCGCAAGAAGTACGGCGATCTGAGCAGCCTGGCCGCCAAGAAGTAA
- a CDS encoding TusE/DsrC/DsvC family sulfur relay protein, which produces MAVVEFQGASFEVDEDGFLQKFEDWTPLWVDYVKESEGIKEITDDHQKVIDFLQDYYKKNGIAPMVRILSKVTGFKLKQIYELFPSGPGKGACKMAGLPKPTGCV; this is translated from the coding sequence ATGGCTGTTGTTGAATTCCAGGGCGCTTCTTTTGAAGTCGACGAAGACGGTTTCCTGCAGAAATTTGAAGATTGGACCCCGCTTTGGGTTGACTACGTGAAAGAGTCCGAAGGCATCAAGGAAATCACCGACGATCATCAGAAAGTCATCGACTTCCTGCAGGACTACTACAAGAAGAACGGCATCGCTCCGATGGTCCGCATCCTCTCCAAGGTCACCGGCTTCAAGCTGAAGCAGATCTACGAGCTGTTCCCGTCCGGACCCGGCAAGGGAGCCTGTAAGATGGCTGGCCTGCCCAAGCCCACCGGCTGCGTCTAG
- a CDS encoding YcaO-like family protein: MIELKPCVKTFTTDQDKACTPEETVQRVKARLEETCRGVLAQTDRVDTGRLGIPVFVSQCGPEAREVMPTRKQMGKGASPEQAEASALMELVERFSYFSFWADDSNFEELTWSEAQARWPGQTMSIDRITHSVGEDLDEDKAVRLMDLHRWKFHPALNVCAEKEEYVPLDWFKKLNEFNGSSAGNTFEESISQGACELVERHVCAVIDRSRQVTPTIDVSATSDPVLARLVNCFEENGITLVLKDFSLGYPVPTVAAVAWDRKTFPALSEIVFTAGTAASPVKAAIRAVTEVAQLAGDFETSRVYEASGLPKFTDLGQLKWLLEGEVVPLESLPTIEDGDIYAELQSLAKGLEAGGNTLFSVDTRHPDLMVTANYNFVPGFDFRERTPNRSIGLFVGRILAEDVEFDEALEGLDVIEDIYPDAYFIPFFRGLLALRMGDPLFAADMFAVAEPLQPADEERALAAFYQAYALSQVEDWENTIEHLDRAIELDRECKEFFNLRGVAHFKGKRYQQAAEDFQASLDIDSGSPHDLANLGLCHKFMGNRQEALDYLKAALDMDPSLEYARSHYDELMES; this comes from the coding sequence GTGATCGAGCTCAAGCCATGCGTGAAGACGTTCACCACGGACCAGGACAAGGCGTGCACCCCGGAGGAGACCGTGCAGCGGGTCAAGGCCCGCCTCGAGGAGACGTGCCGGGGCGTTCTGGCCCAGACCGACAGGGTCGACACGGGTCGGCTCGGCATACCGGTCTTCGTCAGCCAGTGCGGTCCCGAGGCCCGGGAAGTCATGCCCACCCGAAAGCAGATGGGCAAGGGCGCGTCCCCCGAGCAGGCCGAGGCCTCGGCCCTCATGGAGCTGGTGGAGCGTTTTTCCTATTTCAGCTTCTGGGCCGACGACTCCAATTTCGAGGAACTGACCTGGTCCGAGGCCCAGGCCAGATGGCCCGGACAGACCATGTCCATCGACCGGATCACCCACTCCGTCGGCGAGGATCTGGACGAGGACAAGGCGGTGAGGCTCATGGATCTCCACCGCTGGAAGTTCCATCCCGCCCTGAACGTCTGTGCGGAAAAGGAAGAGTACGTCCCTCTTGACTGGTTCAAGAAGCTCAATGAATTCAACGGATCTTCCGCAGGCAATACCTTCGAGGAATCCATTTCCCAGGGTGCCTGCGAGCTGGTGGAGCGGCATGTCTGCGCGGTCATCGACCGCTCCCGGCAGGTAACGCCGACCATCGATGTCTCCGCAACGAGCGATCCGGTGTTGGCCCGGCTTGTGAATTGCTTTGAGGAAAACGGCATCACCCTCGTCCTCAAGGACTTCTCCCTTGGCTACCCCGTGCCCACCGTGGCTGCCGTGGCCTGGGACAGGAAGACCTTCCCGGCGCTCAGCGAGATCGTATTTACCGCCGGGACTGCCGCTTCGCCCGTCAAGGCGGCCATCCGGGCCGTCACCGAGGTGGCGCAGCTGGCGGGAGACTTCGAGACCAGCCGGGTGTACGAGGCCTCAGGCCTGCCCAAATTCACTGATCTGGGTCAATTGAAGTGGCTGCTGGAAGGGGAGGTGGTTCCGCTTGAATCCCTGCCCACGATCGAGGACGGCGACATATACGCTGAACTGCAATCCCTGGCCAAAGGGCTGGAGGCGGGCGGCAACACCCTGTTCTCGGTGGACACCCGCCATCCTGACCTGATGGTCACGGCCAACTACAACTTCGTGCCCGGTTTCGATTTCCGCGAGCGCACCCCGAACCGGTCCATCGGCCTGTTCGTGGGCCGCATCCTGGCCGAGGACGTGGAGTTCGACGAGGCCCTCGAAGGGCTGGACGTGATCGAGGACATTTATCCCGATGCGTACTTCATTCCGTTCTTTCGCGGACTGTTGGCCCTGCGCATGGGCGACCCGTTGTTTGCCGCAGACATGTTCGCGGTGGCCGAGCCGCTCCAGCCCGCCGATGAGGAACGCGCCCTGGCAGCCTTTTATCAGGCCTATGCCCTCAGCCAGGTGGAGGATTGGGAGAATACCATCGAGCATCTGGACCGGGCCATCGAGCTGGATCGGGAGTGCAAGGAATTCTTCAACCTGCGCGGCGTGGCACACTTCAAGGGCAAGCGTTATCAGCAGGCCGCAGAGGATTTCCAGGCCTCCCTCGACATCGACAGCGGCTCCCCCCACGACCTCGCCAATCTAGGCCTGTGCCATAAATTCATGGGCAACCGCCAGGAGGCGCTCGACTACCTCAAGGCGGCCCTGGATATGGACCCCAGCCTGGAATACGCCCGGAGCCATTATGACGAACTTATGGAATCCTAG
- a CDS encoding class I SAM-dependent methyltransferase, whose translation MADTVHNLDQPIGALIDLAVREFGEVEFETVSMGERSLEILQIKNMPKYLDKLIDKNRNGKTITLPLWAKVWPSCLVLGYTLTRFPFAEGGTFLEVGAGCAVNGLLLASLGHEVVITDIEPFALLFSKINALKNGLDDRVDLRRADFTTDDMGQRFDYIIGCEVLYSEDSYEPLADFIDSHLSDAPHAEVLLALDRKRQGRKFFDKAAETFAMMKSDANYRDKETGEENVINMYRMKRKAL comes from the coding sequence GTGGCGGATACAGTTCATAACCTGGACCAGCCTATTGGTGCGCTCATCGACCTGGCTGTTCGCGAGTTCGGCGAGGTCGAGTTCGAGACCGTTTCCATGGGCGAACGGTCGCTGGAAATATTGCAAATCAAAAACATGCCCAAGTACCTGGACAAGCTCATCGACAAGAACAGGAACGGGAAGACGATCACGTTGCCCCTGTGGGCCAAGGTCTGGCCGTCCTGTCTGGTGCTCGGCTACACCCTGACCAGGTTCCCCTTTGCCGAGGGAGGCACTTTCCTGGAGGTCGGGGCGGGCTGCGCGGTCAACGGGTTGCTGCTGGCCAGCCTCGGTCACGAGGTCGTCATTACCGACATCGAGCCTTTCGCTTTGTTGTTCAGCAAGATCAACGCCTTGAAAAACGGCCTGGACGATCGGGTCGACCTGCGGCGTGCGGACTTCACCACCGACGACATGGGGCAGCGGTTCGATTACATCATCGGCTGCGAGGTGCTGTACAGCGAGGATTCCTATGAGCCCCTGGCCGACTTCATCGACAGCCACCTGTCGGACGCTCCCCATGCCGAGGTCCTGCTGGCCCTGGACCGCAAGCGGCAGGGCAGGAAGTTCTTCGACAAGGCGGCTGAAACGTTCGCCATGATGAAATCCGATGCCAACTACAGGGACAAGGAGACAGGCGAGGAGAACGTCATCAACATGTACCGCATGAAGAGGAAGGCGTTGTGA
- a CDS encoding Tim44 domain-containing protein yields MAVASPAMAQEMPSGGRSGGLLNVLLLAGIAFFLVRSFRRRGRKDDTRPGRWTPTDADDASGDEPSEPVSMDRHEAARRTWDILRSDTEERPEPTTPTGVSPDVSGKDFDEVEFLEGAKLFFARFLQAGDEGDFTGIRDFISDEVFNEAMAAGGGDRTEVMLLNARLMELKSQGGRTLATVFYDAQLRTGEQGERTAHSRQVWEFSRDDGKAGALWVLEKIDRVNQ; encoded by the coding sequence CCCAGGAAATGCCGTCCGGCGGCCGTTCCGGCGGTCTGCTCAATGTTTTGCTGTTGGCAGGCATCGCCTTTTTTCTTGTCCGCTCCTTCAGGCGGCGCGGGAGAAAAGACGATACCAGGCCGGGACGCTGGACTCCCACGGATGCGGACGACGCATCCGGTGACGAGCCGTCCGAACCGGTTTCCATGGACCGGCATGAAGCCGCTCGCCGTACCTGGGATATACTCAGGTCCGACACCGAGGAGCGGCCCGAACCGACGACGCCCACGGGGGTGTCGCCCGACGTGTCCGGAAAGGACTTCGACGAGGTCGAGTTCCTGGAGGGGGCCAAGCTCTTCTTCGCCCGCTTCCTGCAGGCCGGCGACGAGGGGGATTTCACGGGCATCCGCGATTTCATTTCGGACGAGGTCTTCAACGAGGCCATGGCGGCAGGCGGCGGGGACAGGACCGAGGTCATGCTCCTCAACGCCCGGCTCATGGAACTGAAGTCCCAGGGCGGACGGACTTTGGCGACCGTTTTTTACGATGCGCAACTCAGGACCGGCGAGCAGGGTGAGCGGACCGCCCACTCCCGCCAGGTGTGGGAGTTTTCCAGGGACGACGGCAAGGCCGGAGCCCTGTGGGTTCTGGAAAAGATCGACAGAGTTAATCAGTAG